A stretch of Cicer arietinum cultivar CDC Frontier isolate Library 1 chromosome 5, Cicar.CDCFrontier_v2.0, whole genome shotgun sequence DNA encodes these proteins:
- the LOC101510276 gene encoding low affinity sulfate transporter 3-like gives MYIILKFYFKRVHPNTSTTITTKIKNMNSLPSDAFNMRVTEEDTNQTERSQWILNSPNPPPLWKKLISPLKNKKHFFSSKNRTCNEHAFSFIGNLFPILSLFKNYDAFKFKDDFLAGLTLASLSIPQSIGYANLARLDPQYGLYTSVVPPLIYAVMGSSREIAIGPVAVVSLLLSSLCQKVVDPVAHHDDYRNFVFTVTLFAGIFQVAFGVFRLGFLVDFLSHAALVGFMAGAAIIIGLQQLKGLLGISNFTKKSDVVSVVESVYKSLHHQIPSGEWYPLNFVIGSSFLIFLLIARFMGKRNKKLFWLPAIAPLVSVILSTFIVYISKADKNGVNIVTHVKRGLNPTSVHQLQLNGPHVGQAAKIGLISAVIALTEAMAVGRSFASIKGYHLDGNKEMLAMGCMNIAGSFTSCYVATGSFSRTAVNFSARCQSSISNIVMAVTVILCLELFTRLLYYTPMAILASIILSALPGLIDIREACYIWKVDKVDFLACIGAFFGVLFVSVETGLIVAVSISFGKIVIQSIRPGIEVLGRIPRTEAFCDVSQYPIATSTPGILVIRISSGSLCFANSNVVRERILKWITQEDELKETTKGRVQAVILDMTNLMNVDTSGIIILEELHKRLLSRGIKFAMVNPRWLVIHKLKVANFVDKIGKEWVFLTVGEAMDACLSYKFADP, from the exons ATGTACATTATTCTTAAGTTCTACTTCAAAAGAGTTCATCCAAACActtcaacaacaataacaacaaaaataaaaaacatgaattCATTACCTTCTGATGCTTTCAACATGAGAGTCACAGAGGAAGATACTAATCAAACAGAGAGGTCTCAATGGATTCTGAATTCTCCAAATCCACCACCTCTATGGAAAAAGCTAATTAGTCCACTAAAAAATAAGAAGCACTTTTTTTCATCCAAAAACAGAACTTGCAATGAACATGCTTTTTCTTTCATTGGAAATTTATTTCCAATACTTAGCTTGTTCAAAAATTATGATGCTTTCAAGTTTAAAGATGATTTTCTAGCAGGTTTAACTCTTGCTAGCCTTAGCATACCACAG AGTATAGGATATGCTAATTTAGCAAGACTTGATCCTCAATATGGCTTAT ATACTAGTGTGGTTCCTCCTCTTATCTATGCTGTGATGGGAAGTTCAAGAGAAATTGCAATTGGACCAGTAGCAGTTGTGTCACTGCTACTATCCTCTCTATGTCAGAAAGTGGTTGATCCAGTTGCACATCATGATGACTacagaaattttgtttttactgTAACATTATTTGCTGGAATCTTTCAAGTTGCATTTGGAGTTTTCAG GTTGGGGTTTCTTGTGGATTTCCTTTCACATGCTGCACTTGTAGGATTCATGGCAGGTGCAGCTATCATAATTGGTCTTCAACAGCTTAAGGGGTTGCTTGGGATTAGTAACTTTACCAAAAAATCTGATGTTGTTTCTGTTGTGGAATCTGTTTATAAGTCACTTCATCACCAAATTCCATCTGGAGAA TGGTACCCTCTGAATTTTGTCATTGGAAGTTCATTCCTGATTTTCCTTTTGATTGCAAGATTTATG GGCAAAAGAAACAAAAAGCTATTCTGGTTGCCAGCTATTGCTCCTCTTGTATCAGTTATACTATCAACTTTTATTGTGTATATATCAAAAGCTGATAAAAATGGGGTTAATATAGTAACACATGTCAAAAGAGGCCTTAATCCAACCTCAGTTCACCAATTACAACTCAATGGTCCACATGTTGGTCAAGCAGCTAAAATTGGATTGATTTCTGCTGTTATTGCTCTCACT GAAGCAATGGCTGTTGGTAGATCATTTGCTTCAATTAAAGGATACCATCTTGATGGGAACAAAGAAATGTTAGCAATGGGTTGTATGAACATTGCAGGATCTTTCACTTCATGTTATGTTGCAACTG GTTCATTTTCAAGGACTGCAGTAAATTTCAGTGCAAGATGTCAATCATCAATATCAAATATTGTGATGGCAGTAACAGTGATTCTGTGCTTGGAGTTGTTTACAAGACTCTTATATTATACACCTATGGCTATACTTGCTTCTATAATCCTTTCTGCACTTCCAGGATTAATTGACATAAGAGAAGCTTGTTACATTTGGAAGGTTGACAAAGTTGACTTTCTTGCTTGCATTGGTGCTTTCTTTGGTGTCTTGTTTGTATCGGTAGAAACTGGTCTTATTGTTGCA gtGTCAATCTCATTTGGAAAGATAGTAATACAATCAATTAGACCAGGGATAGAAGTTCTAGGTAGAATTCCTAGAACAGAAGCATTTTGTGATGTTAGTCAATATCCCATTGCTACAAGCACTCCAGGCATTTTGGTGATTCGAATAAGCTCTGGCTCACTCTGCTTTGCAAATTCCAATGTTGTTAGAGAAAG AATACTCAAGTGGATCACTCAAGAAGATGAGCTTAAAGAAACTACTAAGGGAAGAGTCCAAGCAGTAATATTGGACATGACTA ATTTGATGAATGTTGATACTTCTGGAATTATAATACTAGAGGAACTGCACAAGAGGTTGCTCTCGCGTGGCATAAAA TTTGCAATGGTGAACCCAAGGTGGCTAGTAATTCACAAGCTTAAAGTGGCAAACTTTGTGGATAAAATTGGGAAAGAATGGGTTTTCCTTACTGTTGGTGAAGCCATGGATGCATGCCTGTCTTATAAATTCGCTGACCCATGA